The DNA window GATATGTAAGAGGAAAAAGTCCAAATTATAAATTTATTTTTTTTCTTCCACCCATTATTCAAATCATCAGTAGTCTAATTGTCGCAGCTTTTTTCTTATTTAAATTTACAAATAATTTAAATATACTGGAGTTTGTTTTTAAAATCTCAGTTCTATTATCGATTGTCATTTACACAGGAGGATTCATTTTAACTTTTTTTCACAGTAGCCCCTCCGGTAACAAAGGTCTATTTTTTTCCATTGTCCCTATAATTGCCTATTCGAACCTGATGAGTTATATAAACAACAGGGCTTTAAATATCTTCAAGGGAGATTTTTATTCCTTGTATTTCATTTTCCTGGCTGAATTATATATTTTTATTTTCGTATATTATTTTATGGTTATGATTACACTTCATTTTACCGGGAGAAAAAAGTCTGAGAAAGAAGAAATAATAACTGAATAATCATTTCATACAAAAATACCCTACTCGTTTCCAGATACAGGACTTTCCACTCTTTTTGGTTTTTCCAAGAATAATGCTGTTGTAGATGTCTCTGTTTTGTTTCTCTTTTTTACTCATAAAGTAACACATATCTTTATTTACTTCCGTTCCGGGAGCAAGAAAATCATTTATATCTGTATCGGGTAAATACGAATTTATCTCCGGTTTATAGACAAGAACCATATTATCTTTCATAGAACGTGTTTTGCCTCCCTTCTTTAATTCTTTTACTTTATAAAACAGAATACTGATGGTATGATTCTTTACTACATATTTACCGGCATAAGCAAGTCTGGTTTTATCATTGTTTTCTGCAGAAAAAGTCTTTAGATATAAAACCTTTCCATTATAAAAATTATACTCCTCAGTCTCAAAATAACAGCCTTTCTTACAATCACAACCCAAATTTTTTCTTTTAAGATACATCTTTTTTTTCCGAGAAGCTGCTTTTTTTTCGGAAAGATAAGCACCAAAAACGTAGGATTCTTCACCTTTTAACTTATACCATTTGTCATTTACACCATCCACCCGCTGCTTAATGCCACTTGAATTAACATACACTTCTGTACCGTAAGGTAAAAAATTAAGCCTTTTCGATAATACAGAAGGTTTTGAACGGATAGATAAAAAATCTGCTATAACAATTTTTTTTTCATATACGTCAGCAAAAACACATACAGGCAAAAGAATAATTACTATAAAAAGATATAACTTCATTCAATATCTTGGATAAGAAGAATCAATTTCAAGGGAATAAGCATTAATTCCACCATGTAAGCTTTTTGCATTACTAAATCCCTGCTGTTTAAAATACATAACAGCCTGCATACTACGAAATCCATGATGACAATAAAAAATAATTTCTTTTTCCTTATCCCACTTATTAATCATTTCTTCTACCAATTCATCTGTAAGAAGTAATGAATCGGAAAAACGCACAATTTCTGTTTCCCAGGCTTGACGTACATCAATCAGGCATAAGTCATTGTTTCCCATTTTTTGTTTCAACTCTTTGCAACTAATTTCCACAAATCTCTCCTCTATTTTCGATGAAACATTTTCTCCAAATCATTCTTACTTAACTTTATTAATGTAGGTCTACCATGGGGACAGCGTGAAGGGTTTTCACAATAGCTTAAACGATTTAATAGTTCGGCCAGTATGTGATCGGATACATGATCCCCTTTTTTAATAGCTGATTTACAGGCTACAGATTTGGCCATAATATCAAAAAGTTCTTTTTCTTCGCTACTTTTAAGTCTTTCAAAAAAATCTAAAATAGTTTCTTTTTCTCTTCCGGCTTCCAGATAAACCGGAACTTCCCTTAAAACAATCGTTCCATTTCCAAAAGGTTCAAATGTAAGTCCTACTTTTTGAAACTCTTCTCCATACTCAATAATTTCCTCATATTCTTCCATTGACAAATCAATTCTCATCGGACTCAAAAGTGTCTGACTAAGATTTGAAGACTTTTTTAATTTTTTTAGCACTTCTTCATATCGGATCCTCTCGTGAGTCGTATGCTGATCGATTATATAAAGACCATCTTCTGCTTCTGCTAAAATAAAAGTCTCAAAAACAAGACCAAAGTGCTTTTTCGGAATAAATTCACGATGAACTCGAGGAGCTTCGGTTAAATCTCCTAATTTAATTCCGGCTCCCGCCGTATTAACTGAATAAGCTTTTTGTACATGAGGTTTTTGGTATAA is part of the Leptospiraceae bacterium genome and encodes:
- a CDS encoding SH3 domain-containing protein codes for the protein MKLYLFIVIILLPVCVFADVYEKKIVIADFLSIRSKPSVLSKRLNFLPYGTEVYVNSSGIKQRVDGVNDKWYKLKGEESYVFGAYLSEKKAASRKKKMYLKRKNLGCDCKKGCYFETEEYNFYNGKVLYLKTFSAENNDKTRLAYAGKYVVKNHTISILFYKVKELKKGGKTRSMKDNMVLVYKPEINSYLPDTDINDFLAPGTEVNKDMCYFMSKKEKQNRDIYNSIILGKTKKSGKSCIWKRVGYFCMK
- a CDS encoding rhodanese; the encoded protein is MEISCKELKQKMGNNDLCLIDVRQAWETEIVRFSDSLLLTDELVEEMINKWDKEKEIIFYCHHGFRSMQAVMYFKQQGFSNAKSLHGGINAYSLEIDSSYPRY